The Gordonia terrae genome contains the following window.
GTTGCCGTCGCTCCGAGTCCCCAACTGGCTTCGCAACGTCGCGACCGTCGCCGCGTTGGCACTGATCGTCAGCTGCGGATTCTGGATCGACGGCGTGAACGCCTACCCCGGTCCGATGGCGCTCGTACCGGTCGGTGCGACGCTGCTGATCATCTGGGCGGGCGCGACCGCCCTGCAGAAGCCGCCGCGCGGCACCCATGCCGCCGCCACCGAGATGCCTGTCACCAACCGATGGCTGGCGAGCCGGTGGCCGGTGTGGCTCGGGACCATCGCGTACTCGCTCTATCTGTGGCACTGGCCACTGCTGATCTTCTACCTGACCTGGCGGGACAAGAACCACGCGAACTTCTTCGAGGGTGTGGTCATCCTCGGGGTGTCGGTCGGCCTCGCATGGCTCACCAAGCGCTACATCGAGGACCCACTGCGCGGAGGCGACCGGTCGGCACTGACCCGCGGCACCCGCGACGGACGTTCGCGGTGGCTGTCGTACACGTCGGTCGTGACGTCGATCCTGGTGGTCGGCACCCTCGTCACCGGCGTCGGCATCACCGTGTGGGAACGGCACGTCGCCAACATCGTCGTCGACACGAAGAATCTCGATCCGAGGTCGTATCCGGGCGCCCGCGCGCTGCTCGACGGCTGGCCGGTTCCCGCACTCGACCCGCAGCCGTCGGCCCTGGAGGTCATCAAGGACTTCCCCGAGACCTCGACCGACGGGTACATGAGCGACTTCACCGACAACGAGATCCACGTCGGCGTCTACGGTGACCCCACCGCGACGCGCACCATCGCGCTCGCGGGCGGTTCACACGCCGAGATGTGGATCTCGGCACTCGACACCCTCGGCAAGCGCAACGGCTTCAAGGTGAAGACCTACCTCAAGATGGGGTGCCCGCTGTCGACGAACAAGATCCCCAAGCAGCGCGGCGTGCCCTACCCGGAGTGCTACGACTGGGGGCAGCGCGTCATCGACCGCGTCATCGCGGACAAACCGGATGCCGTCCTGACGAACTCGACCCGACCGCGGGACTACGAACCCGGCGACTGGGTCCCGCCGGACTACGTGCCCATCTTCGATCGCTTCCTCGACGCGGGGGTACCGGTACTCGGCATGCGCGACACCCCGTGGCCGAAGAACGCGAAGGGGACCATCGACACGCCGATCTGCCTCGCCGACGGCGGCGACGCGGAGAGCTGCGGATCGAATCGCGCCGCCGTGCTCGAGCCCGAGGATCCCGCCGCAGCGTTGGCCTCGACGCGACCGGACTTCCACCCGCTCGACATGTCCGACGGCATCTGCACCCCCGACCGCTGCCCGGCCATCGTCGGCAACATCACGGTCTACAAGGATCCCCATCACCTGAGTGCGACCTACGTCCGCAGCCTGACCGACGAACTCGGCCGACAGATGGCGGAACAGCTGCCGTGGACCGGCCCCGGGGTCCCGTGACGACGCCGGCCGACGCCGACTGATCGCCCGCTGCCCGGGGTCGGCGACCGCCCACCGGTGGGACATCCCACATCCGGGCCGACCGACCGCGTCCGGAGATGACCACCCGCGACAACGCGACTAGGGTCGACCCATGACGTCGCCGAAGGCGGGTAAGACCGAACCGCCAGCCCCCGGTGCCCAGCCGGGCGATCCCGGCTCCACCGCCGATCCTCACTCTTCTGCCGATCCCAGCTCTTCCGGTGGGCCCCGCGAACCAGGTCTCGACACCACCTCGACGACAGCAGCGCCACCGAGCGGCGACCTCACCTCCGAGCCGGTTCCGATGCCGTCCGACCCTATCCAGGCCGAGGCGCTCGTCCACCCCGAGCCGGCGCCGATCCCGGTGTGGCCCGGTACCCCGTACCCCCTCGGCGCCACGTACGACGGTGTGGGAACGAACTTCTCGCTGTTCTCGGAGGTCGCCGAAGCCGTCGAGCTGTGCCTGATCGACCGCGAGGGCCACGAACGCCGCATCCGGCTCGAAGAGGTCGACGGATACTGCTGGCACTGCTATCTGCCCAACGTCGGTCCGGGACAGTTCTACGGCTTCCGCGTCTACGGACCCTATGACCCGTCGCAGGGACTGCGTTGCGACCCGAGCAAGTTGCTGCTCGACCCGTACGGCAAGGCGTTCCACGGCGACTTCGACGGCGACGCATCGCTGTTCTCCTACCCGCTCCCGTCGCCTCCCGAGGCCGACGACGAACCCGCGGCCGACGGCAGCGGCGACGAGGCTTCCGCCACCGTGACCGACGCGGCCGGTGACACCGGGCCCGAGGCGGACGGCGCCGGCGACGCGGACGCATCCGCGCCCGACGATGCGGCCGACCCCGACGCCGACAACACCGACGAGGCCCCACCCGCCGAGACCGGGCAGGACGACAACGGAGCCGCACCGAGCGCGGAGGACAACGCCCAGACCGCCGGCGCCGAACCGGTCAACGAGATGCCGCAACTGGACTCGCTCGGGCACACCATGGTCTCGGTGGTGATCAACCCCTACTTCGACTGGCAGAACGATCGGTCGCCCAATCGCCCGTATCACCAGACGGTGATCTACGAAGCGCACGTCAAGGGTATGACCGCGACCCACCCCGACATCCCGGAATACCTTCGCGGTACCTATGCGGGGCTGTGCCATCCGGTGATCATCGACCATCTCAAGGAACTGGGGATCACGGCCATCGAGCTGATGCCCGTCCACCAGTTCATGCAGGACTTCGTGCTGCGCGATCAGGGTCTCCGGAACTACTGGGGCTACAACACCTTCGGCTTCCTGGCGCCGCACATCGAGTACTCGTCGAACCCCGACCAGCCGGCCAGCGCGGTGACCGAGTTCAAGGCGATGGTCCGCGAATTCCACAACGCGGGCATCGAGGTCATCCTCGACGTCGTCTACAACCACACCGCCGAGGGCAATCATCTCGGTCCGACCGTGTCGTTCCGCGGCATCGACAACGCCGCCTACTACCGGCTCGTCGACGGCGAGCCCGAGATGTACATGGACTACACCGGAACCGGCAACAGTCTCAACGGCCGTCATCCGCACACGCTGCAGCTCATCATGGACTCGCTGCGCTACTGGATCCTCGAGATGCACGTCGACGGTTTCCGTTTCGACCTCGCGTCCACGCTGGCCCGCGAACTCCACGACGTGGACCGCCTGTCGGCGTTCTTCGATCTCGTGCAGCAAGACCCGGTCGTCAGCCAGGTGAAGCTCATCGCCGAACCGTGGGACATCGGCGAGGGCGGCTACCAGGTGGGCAACTTCCCACCGCTGTGGACCGAATGGAACGGCAAATACCGCGACACCGTGCGCGACTACTGGCGCGGCGAGCCATCCACCCTGGGCGAGTTCGCCTCCCGGTTGACCGGGTCCTCGGATCTGTACGAGGCGACCGGCCGACGCCCGCTGGCGAGCATCAACTTCGTCATCGCCCACGACGGTTTCACGCTGCGGGACCTGGTGTCCTACAACGAGAAACACAACATGGCCAACGGCGAGGACAATCGCGACGGCGAGAGCCACAACCGATCGTGGAACTGCGGCGTCGAAGGTCCGACCGACGATCCCGAGATCAACGCACTGCGCGCACGGCAGCAGCGGAACATCCTGGCCACGCTGTTCCTGTCGCAGGGCACGCCGATGCTCGCGCACGGCGACGAGATCGGACGCACCCAGCAGGGCAACAACAACGTCTACTGCCAGGACTCCGAATTGTCCTGGATGGACTGGACACTCGCCGAGGAGAACGCCGACCTGCTGGAGTTCACCCGCAAGGCCATCGCCTTGCGCACCCGACATCCGGTGTTCCGGCGTCGGAAGTTCTTCGGCGGGAAGCCGATCCGATGGGGTGACCAGGCGCTCGACATCGCCTGGCTCACACCCGCCGGCCAGGAGATGACCGCCGAGGACTGGGACAGCGGGTTCGGCAAGAGCCTTGCCGTGTTCCTCAACGGAAACGGCCTGGGCGAGAAGGACGAACGCGGCGAACTGGTGGTCGACGACTCGTTCTTCATCTGCTTCAACGCACACTACGAGGACCTGGACTACACTCTTCCGCCGAACTGGTACGGCAACGAGTGGGTCGGTGAACTGGACACGACCCACCCCGTCGGGGAGACCGAACTGACGGCCGCTTCCGGCGAGTCGGTGACGGTCGGCGCCCGCTCGGTCCTGGTCCTGCGGAAGACCGCCTGAACCCATGAGCAATCGTCCGACCCCGCACGCGACGTATCGGCTCCAGCTGCACGGCGACTTCGGGTTCGCCGACGCCGCAAGCATCCTCGACCACCTCGTCGAGTTGGGGATCAGTCACGTCTACCTCTCCCCGATCGGCACGGCGTCGGCCGGCTCGACGCACGGCTACGACTGGCTACCGCCACCGGCGGTGGCGGATGTGCTCGGCGGTCTCGAGGGTCTGCGCGCATTACGTTCGGCGGCAGCCGAACGCGGGCTGGGTCTGATCATCGACATCGTCCCGAACCACACCGGGGTGGCCGACGCGCTCGCCAATCCATGGTTCGCCGACCTGCTCCGCCACGGGTCGGGGTCGGCGTACGCGAGCTATTTCGATGCCGACTTCGGAGTCGACAACGGGGCCGACGGGAAGCTGGCGCTGCCGATCGTCGCCGCCGACGGCGACCTGAGTCCACTCGAGATCGACGAGCACGGAAACCTGCGGTACTACGATCATGCATTCCCGATCGCCCCCGGCACCGGCGACGGAGCTCCGGGTGAGGTCCACTCCCGCCAGCACTATCGGCTCGTCCCCTGGAACAGCGGGCTCATCGGGTACCGGCGGTTCTTCACCGTCGACGAGCTCGCCGGTCTGCGCCAGGAGGATCCCGAGGTCTACGACGCCACGCACCAGTGGCTGCGTGAGTTGCTCGACGCCGACCTCATCGACGGTGTGCGCGTGGATCATCCCGACGGCCTGTGGGATCCGCAGGACTACCTGCGTCGCCTCCGCGCCGACGTGGGCGACGATCGGTTGCTCTACATCGAGAAGATCCTGGCTCCCGACGAGCCGCTCGAGCCGACCCTGCCGGTCGAGGGCACCACCGGGTACGACCACATGCGCGTCATCGACGCGGTGTTCGTGGCACCGGCCGGGGTCGCCCAGCTCACCGAAGTGCACGAACGGATCACCGGCGAGACGGGAGACGCACGGTGGGTGGAGACCGCCGAGCACGATCGGAAACTCCGCACGCTGCGCGAGTCCTTCCCGGCCGAGCTGCGACGCCTCGTGCGCGCGATCAACGCCGTCGGCGGCGGTGCGCCCGCCGCCGACACGGACCTCATCGCCGCTGCCTGTGCCGAACTCATCGCCGCTCTCGGGGTCTATCGGGCCGACTACCCGTCGCTGCGTCCACGCCTCCTCGCGGTGGCCGCCGGCATCGGCGACGCGAAGCCGGAACTGCGTCCGGCACTCGAGGTCATCGTGCGCGAGACGGCGGAGCCCGGCGAGGTGACGTCGCGACTGGCCCAGACCTGCGGCGCGGTGACCGCGAAGAGCGTCGAGGACAGCCTGTTCTACCGCACGGCCAGGCTCGTGTCCGCCCAGGAGGTCGGCGGCGACCCCGCGAACCCGGTGTTGTCGCTCACCGAGTTCCACCGGCACAACGCCGAGCGTGCGACGACCTGGCCGCTGGCGATGACGGCGACATCGACGCACGACACCAAACGCGGCGAGGACGTGCGCGCACGCATCGCGGTGCTCGCCCAGGTCCCCGCCCGCTGGTCCCAGCTGGTCGACAGAGTCTGGCGTGACACCGACGTGCCGGATGACCTGACCGGATACTTCCTGCTGCAGAACATCTTCGGAGTCTGGCCGATCGACGGCCGGATCACCGACGAGCTACGCGAGCGACTGATCGAGTACGCCCGGAAGGCGACTCGGGAGGCTGGACTCCGCACCACGTGGACGGAGATCGACGAGGAGTTCGAGGCGGCAGTCGAGGCCTGGATCGGCCAGGTCACCACCGGCGACATCGCGGCCGCGGTCACCGAACTCGTCGACCGGATCGCATCGGCGTGGGAGCAGGAAGCACTCGCCCGCAAGGCGATTGCGATCCTGGGCCCCGGGGTGCCCGACATCTACCAGGGCACCGAATGGTGGGAGGACTCGCTCGTCGACCCCGACAATCGGCGACCTGTCGACTTCGGCCGCTCGACCGAGCATCCCAAGACCGAACTCGTACGGGATGCCCTGCGGGCCCGGGCCCGTCACGCCGATGCGTTCGGTGCGTCCGGTACCTACCAGCGGTTGACCGCCGACGGGCCGGCCGCCGATCACACCATCGCGTTCGCGCGCGGTACCGACGACGGCCCCTCGGTCGTCGTAGTCACCGCGCGGTTCACCCACAGCCTCGACGACGAGGCGGCGGCCGCCACGTCGATCACATTGCCCCCGGGGTCGCGATGGCGTGACGAGCGGACGGGCACCGTGCACGACGGGGCGGTCGATCTCCGCACCGCGCGCAGCCGGCACCCGGTGGCGATTCTCGTGCGGGACTGACCGCTTCGGGTCAGCCTGCGGGCGCGGGAGCCGGGGCCGCCGGTTGCGGGGATGGCTGCGGTGCCGGTGCTCCGCCCGCGCCCGGCAGCGACTGCGACGGGTCGATCTGGCCGCTCGGGCTGCCCGGCGGGCCGTCGACCTTCGACACCAGCCACTTGCCGTCTTCCTTGCTCAGATCAAGACGGAAGACCATCAGGCTGGTGCCGCCGTTGGGCAGCTTCACGCTTCGGCCGGTCACCTCCGCCATCACCACCGTCTGCGCGGAGTCGGCGTCGACGGTCTCGACGGCCACCACGTTGATCGTGGAGGACACCTCGATGTTCAGCGACTCCACGTTCGCCTCGGTGTCGGCGCGCTCCTGCTCGAGGCGCGTGCGCAGCTCACCGGTCGACAGCGGACCGAGCAGTTCCTTCGAATTGCCGGCATTGGCCGCGTTGAGGGTGGTGACGAGCTTGGTCACGAAGTCCGCCGAGGCCGTCTTGGAGTCGGCGAAGGCGTCGGCCTCTCGCTGGAGGTCGTAGGCACGCCAGCCCAGGAACGCGACGAGTGCGACGAGGGCGACCGCCACGACGGCGGCGAGGACCTTCTTGATCCCACCGCCCGTCACCGTGAAGGAGATCTCCCGCCGGTCCGACGAGTCCTTCGCGGACTCGGTCGGAGAGTCGGCCGTTTCGGTCGTCGGGGTCGCTGCCGTGCCCGGCTTCGACGGCGTCGCCGACGAGCCGCCGCGGCGGGCGGACTTCCCTCGCGGCGCCGACGCCGTGGCGGGCGTCGTCGTCTCGGTCGTCGTCTCGGTCGCCGACTCCTCGTCGTGCGTCACCGCATCGGTGCCGGCGGGTTCGACCGCGTCGGCCTCTGGTGAGGCGGCGCCCGCCTCGTTCTCGGTCTCCGGGGTCACGTCGGGGTCATTCCGGTCAGTCATCTACAGGTCACGCAACTTGTCTGTCGTCGTCGAGTGGCCGTCAGTCGTCGAGCGGCCCATCACTTGTCGAGCGGAACGGTACGGGCGTTCGGGTCGTAACCCGGCGGCGGTCCCGCGGTGTCATCGCCCGGCGGCCGCGGCGCGTTGGCCGAGCCTCGGATCTGCTGACGCGGATCCTCGGTCACACAGTACAGATTGGTCGGGATGGTCAGCTCGAGGATCTGCGTCGGCCGACGTGGGGTCACCGGGTAGTTGCAACTCGGGCGCGGATAGACCGAGCCGAAGGCCCACCAGGCTCCGTCGTGGAACATGGTGAGGCTCTTGACACTGGCGTCCCGGATGGCGGGGAACAGCGTCGCCAGAGCCGGCGCCCGCAGCGCACCCTGTTCGGCGATGTCGACGAACTGCTTCGTCACGTCAGTGATCGGATCGGTCAGCTGATTGATCGAACCGGCCAGACTCGTGAACTGCGATGGACCCCGATCGAGGAGCTCACGGAGTTCCTTGTCGGAGGACGCCGCCGCGTTCACCAGCGAACTGAGTCCGGCCACCGTCGTGCCGAAGTCGGGCTGGATCTGCGCGGTCGTCTTGAAGATGGTGCCCGCGTTCTGGATGAACTTGGTCGTCTCCGGCAACGCCGTGTACAGCTTCGCGAAGATGGTGCCGCCCGAGTCGAAGATCACCGACAGGTCGTTCGGGCCGTCCTCGTCGTACAGCGCGATCTTCAGATTGTCCACGGCGGAACGGAGTTTCGCGGGGTCGATCTGGTTGATCAGTTCCAGCGAGGACTCGAGCAGCTGCGAGAACGGAACGGTGACCTCGGTCTGGTCTGCCCGGATGACATCGCCGTCCTCGAGATAGGGCCCGTCGGAGGTGGCCGGCTGGAAGTCGACGTACTGCTCACCCGCCGCCGACAGTCCCAGCGCCGCGACCTTGGAATCGCGGTTGATCTTGTACCGGTCGTCCACAGTGACCACGACCTCGACCGAATCCGGTTGCACCCGAACGGTGTCCACATCACCGATGCTGGCACCTCGCAGCGTGACCCCCGAGGTCTCCTGCAGACCGCCGGAGATGGGGAACTCGATTGTGAGCGAGTACTTGTCGGCGAGGGGTTGCCACCGCAGGACCCCCAGGGTGAGGTAGCCGAGTCCGACGACCATCACGAGCACCAGGGCGATGTTGCCCACGAGTACCGAATTCCGGCGCAGGACTCCGAACACGCCGCTCATCCGCAACACCCCTTGGTCCCGGTGATCCGCGCCAGCAGGCGGGTCAGTGTCTGCTGCAGCGCAGCCGAACCCTCGTCGACGTCCTCGATCTCGGGCAGCCTGCTCGCCGCGTCGAATCCGACACCAGGGCTGAGCCAGTAGACCTTCGATGACACCGCGGCCGCGCTGCCCGGCGTGGACTTGACCCACTTCGGAGTCAGCGTGTGCAGGTTGTCGGCCAGCGATCCGAGCGGGCCGGCGGCCTGCCGGAGGCCGGCCAGCACCGTCGACAGATGGCCGAGCATCTCGACGAGGTTGTCCTGGTCGGTGTCGAGGAAGTCGTTGGTCGCCGCGGTGACCTGCTGGGTCTTGTCCAGCGTGGTCAGGATCGTGGCGATCTGCCCGTTCAGCGACTCGAGCGCCGGACCCAGCTTGTTGATCGACGCCATGATCTGTGCGCGCCCGTCCGCGAGTTGCCCGGTCAGGACGCGTGTGGTGGCCAGCGACCGGTCGACCGCCGCAGAACTCTGGTTCAGCTTCCGGATACCGGTCGTCAGGCCGCGGATGGCGCCGTTGAGGTCCGTCGGGTTCGTCGCGACGGCGCTGCTCAGTTCGGTGAGAATGACGGTCAGCGAGTTGAGGGACCCGCTGTCCACGACCCCGCTCATGCTGATCAGGAGATCCTCGACCGTCGCCGCGGCCGACGTCGGACCGGTGAGGGTGTCCCCGTCGACCATGAGCCCGTCACGCGCCTCGATCGGCGGCAGCAGCGCGACGAACACATCGCCCAGCGGCGTGGCCTGGCGCAGCTCGGCGCCGGTGCCCACCGGGAGTTTGGTCTTCTTGCTGACCTCCATGGTCACGAGGGCGGTGTAGTCCTTGGCGACGAGGTCGGTGACCTGCCCGACGTCGGTTCCGTTGAGCTTCACCTTCGCCCGCGCCGGCAGGTTCAGCGCGTTGTCGAACTTCGCGTTCAGCGTGATCGAGTCCCCGATACCACCCGGTGCCGGCAGCGGGATCTGCTCGACCGTGAGACTCGGGAGCAGACCGCACCCGGTCAGTCCCATCAGCGCGGCGAGCAACACCGCGAGCACGCCACCTCGGCGAAGCCCGTTCCGGCGATCGGGCCAGCGGCGTGACCGCGCCGGTGACGGACGTCCGCCCGGCCCCGGACGGTCCAGCGAGTCCATTGTCGCCGTTCTCATTTCGTCAGCTCCAGCATCGCCGAGTAGATCCCGAGATCGGGACCGAAGTCCTTGAGCTTGCCCGTCCGGCAACCGTCCTTCTGCAGGTTGATCGCCTCACAGAACTTGGCGAGCAGTTCGTTGTCGACGAGGGACTTGTCGAGGAGCACCTGTGCGCGCCACGCGCCCTGTTCGGCCGAGATGGAGTTGCTCAGATTCTGGAAGAGCAGCGGTCCGACGTCGATGGTCTCCACCACCTGCCGCGAGTAGTCGCTGAGGTTGGCGGTCAACGCGGCGAGCCGGTCGAACGACACCGACATCGTGTTGGTGTTGTTCTGCAGGAACACGGTCGTGTTCTGCAAGGTCTGGTTCAGGTTCCCGAGCGTCGCGAGCAGACCCGGCGCCTGGTCGCCCAACAGCTCCGACACTTCGTTGACCGACTTCGAGAAGGCCGTCATCTTCGGATAGTTCTGTACCAGGGTGGTAGTCAGTCCCTCGATGGTCTCGATGATGTCGACGAGGGCATCGCTGTTGCCCGCCACCACATCTGACGCCCCGCCGAGTTCGTCGAGTGCCGCGCGGATCTCCTCGCCGTTGCCGGTCGCGATGCCGGAGGTGATGTCGATCATCTCCGCGAGCGGCCCGGGGCCTCGACCTTCGCCCTTGAGTGCGACGACCAGACCGTCAATGGCGTCGAACAATTCGCCGACCGAGACCGGCGCCTTCGTCTCCTTCAGGACCGATCCGTCCTGGAGCTTCGGTCCGCCGTCGTAGGCCGGTGAGAGCTCGACGTGCCGGGTGGTGACGATCGAGGTGTTGACGATCGCCGCGGTCGCGTCGGCGGGGACCGGGACGTCGTTGTCGATCGTCATGGTCACCTTCACCCGGTCACCCTGTGGCTCGACCGCGGTGACCTGACCGACCGGCATGCCGAGGACGGCGACGTCGTTGCTGACGTACAGCCCGGCGACGTTGTCGAAGTAGGCGGTGACCTCGATGGCCTGTCCGACCGCCGCTTTCCAGCTCCCGGGGATCATCGAGCAGCCCGAGAGCCCGAGGATGCCCAGCAGCGCGATCCCGATCAGCAGGATCGGGCGGCGGGATCGGTTGGCGTGCATCGTCGTACCTGTCGTCCTGTCCGTGGTCAGCATCCGTCCACCACCCGCGCCAGGCACAGCCAGTTGTCCGGGAAGATGCCCCACGGCAGGTAGCCGTTGGCGTAGGGCCCGTCACCGATGACGTTGTTGGTCAGGCGCGCGGTGACCGGCAGGATCTCCAGCAGCTTGCGGAGGTTGTTGCGGTTCTTCTCCAGCCCCTGCGTGATCGTGTTCAGGTTCGCCATGATCGGCGCGAACTGGTTGGCGTTCTCGCCGGCCACCGCGGTCGCCTGCTCGGTGAGTTCGGCGATGCCGTCGAGCATGCGGGTGACCAGTTCCTCACGCGCGACGATCTTCTGGGTGAGATCGCGTCCCTGCCCGACGATCACGGCGAGCTGGGCCTGATTGTCGTTGACGATGGTCGTGATCGTCTTGGTGTCGGCGATCAGCTGATTGATCTGGTCCTTGCGGTTGGTGATGACCTTCGACATCTGGGTGAGCGCCTCGAAGGTCGGCTCGGTGATCGCCGGCACGCCGGCGAGCTGCCGGTTGAGGGTCCGGATGCTCTCGGAGAGCGTCTTGTCGTCGATACCGGTCAGGATCGGCGCCCCCGCCTCGATGGTGCGCTGCAGGTCGTAGGGCACCGCGGTCTTCGCGATGTGTCCATCGGGCGCGTCCTCGGGCGAATCCCCTAGCGACACATCGATGTAGCGCTGACCGAGCAGCGTCGACATCTTGATCTCCGCCGAGCCGTTGGACGTCACCCGGACGTCGTTGTCGACCTTCATGGTGATCGCCACGTGCTGCCCGGCGAGTTCGGTCTCGGTGACCTCGCCGACGTCGATGCCTGCGACGCGGACCTTGTCCCCCGGCCGGATACCGCCGGCCTGAGCGAAGTCGCCGGTGAGCGTCTGCTTGCCCAGATGCGCGGTGGCGAGGGCCGTCACGCCCAGCAGGAGGGCGACGATGACCACGGCACCGATCACACCGGCCCACACCCGCCGGTTGTTGCGGAAACTCTTACGGAACCAGCTCATCGGCACACCACCGAGTGATTCGTGCCGCCGATCTTGTTGAAGATGCCGGGCGGCAGCAGGACGTCACCGATCGCGACGTCGAGATCGCACGCATAGATGTTCAAGTAGGCGCCCTCACCGAGCACGAGCGGGAAATGACCGAGGAAGACCGGGGCGTCGACCGCCATCCGATCGAGTTTGGCGCCGTTGCTGATCAGCGTGTTGGTCGCGATTCGACCGTCCGTCGCGGCGTTCGCCAGACTCTGCCGGCTCTCGCTCAGCACATCGGCGAAACCGCTTGCGGTACGGCCGATGTCGGTGACCGCGCTACCGAAGGCCGCCGAGTTGGAGTTGAGATTGGCGATCAGCGCCGACATCGACTCGATGACGGTGCCCAGCTGGCCGCCCTGCCGCGACAGGTCACGCATCAC
Protein-coding sequences here:
- a CDS encoding acyltransferase family protein — encoded protein: MAPESSPSTPTTPAYRTDLDGLRGIAIALVACFHVWFGKVSGGVDVFLTLSGYFFVGSLLRHAISSQAPHVTFRDTLNPWPRLKRLLKRLLPALFTVLIAVTVLTLLILPQTRWANVGREVIASALYYQNWYLAQNSQDYLAASSANSPLQHIWSMSVQGQFFVVTLLVALAFAALLKLGARIARPFADPRVIRFLVGGAVFAVALVSFYWAHRGLAINQPYNYYDTLSRLWEPLAGGLLAIWLPSLRVPNWLRNVATVAALALIVSCGFWIDGVNAYPGPMALVPVGATLLIIWAGATALQKPPRGTHAAATEMPVTNRWLASRWPVWLGTIAYSLYLWHWPLLIFYLTWRDKNHANFFEGVVILGVSVGLAWLTKRYIEDPLRGGDRSALTRGTRDGRSRWLSYTSVVTSILVVGTLVTGVGITVWERHVANIVVDTKNLDPRSYPGARALLDGWPVPALDPQPSALEVIKDFPETSTDGYMSDFTDNEIHVGVYGDPTATRTIALAGGSHAEMWISALDTLGKRNGFKVKTYLKMGCPLSTNKIPKQRGVPYPECYDWGQRVIDRVIADKPDAVLTNSTRPRDYEPGDWVPPDYVPIFDRFLDAGVPVLGMRDTPWPKNAKGTIDTPICLADGGDAESCGSNRAAVLEPEDPAAALASTRPDFHPLDMSDGICTPDRCPAIVGNITVYKDPHHLSATYVRSLTDELGRQMAEQLPWTGPGVP
- a CDS encoding MlaD family protein — its product is MRTATMDSLDRPGPGGRPSPARSRRWPDRRNGLRRGGVLAVLLAALMGLTGCGLLPSLTVEQIPLPAPGGIGDSITLNAKFDNALNLPARAKVKLNGTDVGQVTDLVAKDYTALVTMEVSKKTKLPVGTGAELRQATPLGDVFVALLPPIEARDGLMVDGDTLTGPTSAAATVEDLLISMSGVVDSGSLNSLTVILTELSSAVATNPTDLNGAIRGLTTGIRKLNQSSAAVDRSLATTRVLTGQLADGRAQIMASINKLGPALESLNGQIATILTTLDKTQQVTAATNDFLDTDQDNLVEMLGHLSTVLAGLRQAAGPLGSLADNLHTLTPKWVKSTPGSAAAVSSKVYWLSPGVGFDAASRLPEIEDVDEGSAALQQTLTRLLARITGTKGCCG
- the treY gene encoding malto-oligosyltrehalose synthase gives rise to the protein MSNRPTPHATYRLQLHGDFGFADAASILDHLVELGISHVYLSPIGTASAGSTHGYDWLPPPAVADVLGGLEGLRALRSAAAERGLGLIIDIVPNHTGVADALANPWFADLLRHGSGSAYASYFDADFGVDNGADGKLALPIVAADGDLSPLEIDEHGNLRYYDHAFPIAPGTGDGAPGEVHSRQHYRLVPWNSGLIGYRRFFTVDELAGLRQEDPEVYDATHQWLRELLDADLIDGVRVDHPDGLWDPQDYLRRLRADVGDDRLLYIEKILAPDEPLEPTLPVEGTTGYDHMRVIDAVFVAPAGVAQLTEVHERITGETGDARWVETAEHDRKLRTLRESFPAELRRLVRAINAVGGGAPAADTDLIAAACAELIAALGVYRADYPSLRPRLLAVAAGIGDAKPELRPALEVIVRETAEPGEVTSRLAQTCGAVTAKSVEDSLFYRTARLVSAQEVGGDPANPVLSLTEFHRHNAERATTWPLAMTATSTHDTKRGEDVRARIAVLAQVPARWSQLVDRVWRDTDVPDDLTGYFLLQNIFGVWPIDGRITDELRERLIEYARKATREAGLRTTWTEIDEEFEAAVEAWIGQVTTGDIAAAVTELVDRIASAWEQEALARKAIAILGPGVPDIYQGTEWWEDSLVDPDNRRPVDFGRSTEHPKTELVRDALRARARHADAFGASGTYQRLTADGPAADHTIAFARGTDDGPSVVVVTARFTHSLDDEAAAATSITLPPGSRWRDERTGTVHDGAVDLRTARSRHPVAILVRD
- a CDS encoding MlaD family protein; this encodes MSGVFGVLRRNSVLVGNIALVLVMVVGLGYLTLGVLRWQPLADKYSLTIEFPISGGLQETSGVTLRGASIGDVDTVRVQPDSVEVVVTVDDRYKINRDSKVAALGLSAAGEQYVDFQPATSDGPYLEDGDVIRADQTEVTVPFSQLLESSLELINQIDPAKLRSAVDNLKIALYDEDGPNDLSVIFDSGGTIFAKLYTALPETTKFIQNAGTIFKTTAQIQPDFGTTVAGLSSLVNAAASSDKELRELLDRGPSQFTSLAGSINQLTDPITDVTKQFVDIAEQGALRAPALATLFPAIRDASVKSLTMFHDGAWWAFGSVYPRPSCNYPVTPRRPTQILELTIPTNLYCVTEDPRQQIRGSANAPRPPGDDTAGPPPGYDPNARTVPLDK
- the glgX gene encoding glycogen debranching protein GlgX → MTSPKAGKTEPPAPGAQPGDPGSTADPHSSADPSSSGGPREPGLDTTSTTAAPPSGDLTSEPVPMPSDPIQAEALVHPEPAPIPVWPGTPYPLGATYDGVGTNFSLFSEVAEAVELCLIDREGHERRIRLEEVDGYCWHCYLPNVGPGQFYGFRVYGPYDPSQGLRCDPSKLLLDPYGKAFHGDFDGDASLFSYPLPSPPEADDEPAADGSGDEASATVTDAAGDTGPEADGAGDADASAPDDAADPDADNTDEAPPAETGQDDNGAAPSAEDNAQTAGAEPVNEMPQLDSLGHTMVSVVINPYFDWQNDRSPNRPYHQTVIYEAHVKGMTATHPDIPEYLRGTYAGLCHPVIIDHLKELGITAIELMPVHQFMQDFVLRDQGLRNYWGYNTFGFLAPHIEYSSNPDQPASAVTEFKAMVREFHNAGIEVILDVVYNHTAEGNHLGPTVSFRGIDNAAYYRLVDGEPEMYMDYTGTGNSLNGRHPHTLQLIMDSLRYWILEMHVDGFRFDLASTLARELHDVDRLSAFFDLVQQDPVVSQVKLIAEPWDIGEGGYQVGNFPPLWTEWNGKYRDTVRDYWRGEPSTLGEFASRLTGSSDLYEATGRRPLASINFVIAHDGFTLRDLVSYNEKHNMANGEDNRDGESHNRSWNCGVEGPTDDPEINALRARQQRNILATLFLSQGTPMLAHGDEIGRTQQGNNNVYCQDSELSWMDWTLAEENADLLEFTRKAIALRTRHPVFRRRKFFGGKPIRWGDQALDIAWLTPAGQEMTAEDWDSGFGKSLAVFLNGNGLGEKDERGELVVDDSFFICFNAHYEDLDYTLPPNWYGNEWVGELDTTHPVGETELTAASGESVTVGARSVLVLRKTA